agctgccctcagtgcagacagaTCTTCAGTCCAAGACATGCTTCAGCTACAAACACCATGCTGGCTTTAGtggtggagaaactgaagaagaCCAAACTTACTGACTGTGACGCTGGAGCTGGAGATGTGCACTGTGACGTCTGTACTGGAAGAAAATCCAAAGCCGTGAAGTCCTGTCTGGTGTGTCTGAACTCTTACTGTCAGCATCACCTTGAGGAACATGAAAGTTGGTTTAAAGGAAAGAGACACAATTTGACTGATGCCACTGGTCCACTGCAGGAAATTATCTGCCAGAAACATGAGAAGCTCTTCGAGGTTTTCTGTCGCACGGatcaaaaatgtatatgtgtgctATGTACGATGGATGAACATAAACACCATGACACTGTGTCAGCTGCAGCACAGAGGACAGAGAAACAGGTATTTAAAACTAGACACGCATTAAATATTGTTGGCACTTGTTTCATACGTGTTTATATCGGCACCCATATTAACAGCTTACAGCATTCACACTGCACACGGCAGCAGAAAGGAACACCAGCTGCAAGAAGAGTTTTACTGTTTGTTGAAAAGGCACTGTATTAATCAATACAACATTTCATAAAACAGGCTTTGATTAAGCAGCATAAAATAATGATGTGAAGTATTTACctgttttttgataaaatatatactttcatCAGTCAAAATACAAGCTCTTCTACACAGTAGAAGCACTGTCATTGTGAAGCTGAACATCTGTATCAATTTCATTTTTACTGTAGTTAGACTTACAGTATGAAACAGGCCTTAATCTTAATCGTAATTCATGAATGAGTGTAACTGATCCTACAGCCATTAGTTATCAATTGCACGTTTACTAGATTCATGTGTTCACATGATGATTTAGTGTCAGTAGTTTTTTGTGACATTCACTATCATCTGTTTGTCCTGCAGAAGCAGCTTAAAGAGTTACAGAAGACATTCCAGCAGAGAATCcagcagaaagagaaagatCTTCAGCAGCTGAGAGAGGCTGTGGAGTCTAATAAGGTGAGTCTGGAGAAGAAGAGAAGTTTGTCTCAGTCTCAGTTCAAACGTTCCTCTTTCAGTCCCACCGAAGCCTGAATCACCATGTGTCCCAACAGCTCTCTGAACAGACAGCAGGggaggacagtgagaggatctttactgagctcatcCGCTCAGTCATTGAGAAAAACCTCTTTGAACTGATACGTCTGATCAGAGATAAGGAAAAGGCTGCAGTGAGTCGAGCTAAAAAACAACGGGAgcgactggagcaggagatcaaTGATCTGAGGAGGGGAGACACTGAGCTGGAGCtgatttcacacacacaggatcacaTCCAGTTCCTGCAGGTAACAGAGATCTAGAATAACAGGATCATAGTGGACTAGAGGTCCACTGCAGTCTCTAACTGCtttaaagttataaataatgGTCAATCTAATTAAGCTGCTTTTCCTAAGGAAATCTATTCAACCCTACAATGAGATTCCATTGATGTGCTTGAGCTGTTAGATAGACATTTATGTTCTTAGCAGATGTTTTATCATCCAAACTATTTCCTAGAAAGTTCACATATATTGTAAGTGGAAAATATTAGAATCTGTAGCTCTAATGTGATATAATGAATATGAGAAGAATGAAGCTAATGCTGTAAAAGTGCCGGATTGAGGTGATTCACTAAAGATCAGTCAAGACAATGTGAGCTGCACAAATCTGATGTTGGTGCAGGTTATTGGATGAAGTATGGAGCTGATGagttttaatttctgttttctgtagagtttccagtctctctcagcAGCTCCTGAATTTACAGACGTAAATGACAATCCCTTCATTTCTCTCCTCTCTTCTGATGACCCAAGAGAAACTGTAGATC
The sequence above is drawn from the Labeo rohita strain BAU-BD-2019 chromosome 16, IGBB_LRoh.1.0, whole genome shotgun sequence genome and encodes:
- the LOC127178475 gene encoding tripartite motif-containing protein 16 — encoded protein: MAEARVFQDEFLCSVCQDLLKDPVTVQCGHSYCKSCITGCWNQKEQVRVYSCPQCRQIFSPRHASATNTMLALVVEKLKKTKLTDCDAGAGDVHCDVCTGRKSKAVKSCLVCLNSYCQHHLEEHESWFKGKRHNLTDATGPLQEIICQKHEKLFEVFCRTDQKCICVLCTMDEHKHHDTVSAAAQRTEKQKQLKELQKTFQQRIQQKEKDLQQLREAVESNKLSEQTAGEDSERIFTELIRSVIEKNLFELIRLIRDKEKAAVSRAKKQRERLEQEINDLRRGDTELELISHTQDHIQFLQSFQSLSAAPEFTDVNDNPFISLLSSDDPRETVDQLRDKLESFCKEELKKISDRVRFTNTVPRTRNDFLQYSNQLTLDVNTVNNWLLLSENNRMITNTDTEQLYPDHQDRFDVYPQVLCRESVCGRCYWELVWSKCVCISVSYKSISRKGRGNDRVFGFNDESWSLFCSPSRYSFRHNNIWTDLPVKSISSRTGVYVDYSAGTLSFYNVSDTMSLIHTVQTTFTQPLYAGFTVFSGSKAKLI